In Takifugu rubripes chromosome 22, fTakRub1.2, whole genome shotgun sequence, the genomic window TGGTGTTCTGGAGGATTATCATGGCGACGCTGATAAGAGTCTGCGAGATCTTTCTCTCTCAGGGAACCATGAAGGTGTTTGTGTTATTAGCATGTCACCTTTATGAGACCAAAACAAGTGTGGTTTTAACATCAGCGCGTGTTGAAACACATCCACCCCGAGAGTCCAGGGCCGTCCTCACCCAGCGGCTGCGCTTCTCTATGAAAGGCAATCAGTCACAAGTGGAAAATGGAAAGAGTCAACGATAAATCAAAGCAGACAGTCAGCAGACACCTTTCCTGGCGAAGCAATGTTCAGACTAACAATGTCCTTCCTCTCTCGATGCATTAATCCCATAGGTAAACAGCAACGGTATCCGACTCCCCTACAGCTTAGTCCAGTGTTTGGTTCCTCCAAATTCACCATtatcaacacaaacatctggagaaaaaaaaacactactaGACTTTAACAATTTACAAATTAGGAATGATGATGCAAGATGTGTTCCAAGTTTATTCCCAGCAAAAATTTATAACTGACCACAACACTAAACTGAACTAACAGCTAACCAGGGAGGAAATagtgaaaataattaaatttattgatttttaatgATTACTGACGTACAGAATTTTAGGATGAGACAGTAAAACACTTGAATAACACATTAAATACGCAACTTACGTTTATGAACTGGACAAatggcgccacctagtggtcattTAATGACACGCATGCTGTTTTCCAATTAAGAATGACCAATTAACACAATGTGCCTAAATAACCACAACAAATGTGCCCAAAATAAATATGCACTGAAATAAATATGCAGTTGTGTAAGATCTGGTCGTTTagttaaaaagttaaaaaaaaaaaattgaaaagagTGTCGACCTACTAACTGACCTACTCTTTGACGATTACACTGGTGTTTGCTCGCATTTGAGCGAGCAAGTCTCTAAATCCAGCCGCCTTTTTCAGAGCTTTTGGCTTGACTCTGGCCTCTTGGGGCTTTGAGGATTCTTTTCCATTGACTGAGGAGGAAATCAGCTCAAGTGTGCGATGCGTTTCTTCCGGCACATCCATTTCTTGTTCACTCCAACCATCAAATCCAGAACTAGTGCTCTGGCTGCTGCTTGGGTCCGGACTAGAGTTATCAGCCTTTACCGCACGGATATTATTGCTGGCGTGCTTGGCAAGATCGCTGCTGTGGAGACGCTGTTGTTTGGCAACGCGAGGAACCCGAGAATCTTCTCTTCGCCTCtttctcctgttcctcttcctcccaggtTTCACTGGATCTTTAAACACCTGTTTAAGATTCCTGAGACAAAGATGTTCCACGTTAAGCTCATTTTTTGAGGGAACAAACACAATCCGTTTTCTGTGCAGAAATGTTTCACCTCTGGAGGAAAACATGTGGCCTCAAGCAGACGGGTTGTTCTTTCTCTGTCGTTACTCGATTAGTTCTTTTTTTATCACGTTTCACCAGCCTTTTCTTAACCAGATCTACTTGTCTCAAAAGCTTCCTGAAACACAGCAGTGGGATCATGAACTCGACAGCACCAACAGAGCACCAGCTCAAGCACATCCAACACATGAGGAACACTACCTTCTTGTGTTTGGCACCCTCTTTGGCCTCCATTGTTTGAGAAGGACCCACTGGTCACATGTCAGAGACTTTGGATCTGTTCAAAACATCACAAAGCAACACGGAACCTGTCAGGATGTCATGTTTTACAGGTTCACAATTATTCTCCCAAACATGCATGTGTCCACTCACCATTGTCCAAGAGCTTATCTTTAATTGGCGATTTCATTTTTTTAGCCTTCTGGTAGAGATTCCAGCAAGCTGAGCACAAACCCTGCGGGGAGCTCTGTTTTTTGgcagtgctgctgtgaaggGCCGAGGGACCAGAGGAAATGCTGCTGGTCACAGACTCACAGTCTTCATCAGAGAAATCAACTCCTTCATCAGCCACCGCAGCGCACCATCCTTCATCGATGTCCACGCGTTTCTGTTGTGCACAGTCGATAATGTCAAGGATGTCTTGGTCCGTCTCATCGGCTGTATTCGCCCCACTATCATCAACTTTAGTTTTCCATAATGTTCTCTTCTGCTTCTTAGTCCACTGGTGATGGCTAGACTCTTCATTTGGGCTGGGACTTTCCTGGAATTCCTCCTTGGATCCCTTGCTTAAACTGAATGACCGTCTGGGATACATTGGAATCTTCCGCTTCAAACAATACTCAAAAGAGCTGCAAGAGAATCCAACAATTAATATCTATGATGAAGCATCTATAACACTGAGCACGCGAGCACAGTTCACCCCACAGATACTCTACAGAAACATTATATTGTACATTTGCTTTAGAAAAGGCACAGTGAGTGCATAATTGCAAAATAGAGTCAAGAGCCTGAAAATTACAAtctgaaaatgtgtttacatACTCTCACCTGTAACATTGTACCCTTATGGCTGATGTATATTCGAATCCATCTTCAATCGAAGGCCtgtgaaaacaataaaaccatTTGCAATAAACTGATCTGAGTAAGACAAACAACACATAATTCATTTTCGTAGAACGGTTTCTACATTATTATAACTAAATGTTACACAAAAGCACAGGTACGACACTAAGATGCCTTAAATAAAGATAGCTACTAAAAATCTGGGTTAACTAGCTACACTTAACACAACATAAACTTGTTTTAATGAG contains:
- the LOC101076309 gene encoding uncharacterized protein isoform X1, producing MSDYIKFDHYEAEPSIEDGFEYTSAIRVQCYSSFEYCLKRKIPMYPRRSFSLSKGSKEEFQESPSPNEESSHHQWTKKQKRTLWKTKVDDSGANTADETDQDILDIIDCAQQKRVDIDEGWCAAVADEGVDFSDEDCESVTSSISSGPSALHSSTAKKQSSPQGLCSACWNLYQKAKKMKSPIKDKLLDNDPKSLTCDQWVLLKQWRPKRVPNTRRKLLRQVDLVKKRLVKRDKKRTNRVTTEKEQPVCLRPHVFLQRNLKQVFKDPVKPGRKRNRRKRRREDSRVPRVAKQQRLHSSDLAKHASNNIRAVKADNSSPDPSSSQSTSSGFDGWSEQEMDVPEETHRTLELISSSVNGKESSKPQEARVKPKALKKAAGFRDLLAQMRANTSVIVKE